The uncultured Bacteroides sp. DNA segment AAAAAAAACAGAGAAGACATTTCTGCCCTATTCCGTTCCAACATAGCAATTCCTTGTTGTAGCGCCAATAAAATCACAACGCCGGCAAAGGTACTGATAAAAAATTAATCAGTCAGCCGATTTTCAAACAAATAATTATTTTTCTACCGAGATTATTTTTTCACATTCAAGACTCTTTCTATACATCGCCATTTTATTCCTTGCAAATTTACGATCAGAAAGTGAATCTGCAAGAAAAGTAACTACCCCCGTTTCTCTTTCCACAGCAGCCAAATTATCCCTAATGCCGAAAGAAACATTTGAGCCATCACCCAATTCCATCCACCTAGTTGCCAGCAAAGTATTCCGGCTAATGTTCCGAGCGCTCCTCCGGTGAAGAATAGGGACATGTAGATAGTGTTGATCCTGCTGTGCGAAGAAGGATCGAGCGTATACATCATGGCTACATTGCTCACCTGAATAGACTGAGCGCCAATATCAAGCAGCAGAACTCCAACAACCATAGCCACAACCGAATGCTGCCCAAACCACATCATCAAAATACTGGCCACTACAAGAGCAACAGCCACGAAGCGAACCTTTGTGACCCCGCCCTTATCTGCCTTTTTTCCCATGATAGGCGCCACCAATGCTCCGGCAACAGCTACCAAACCAAACAGTCCGATGATTCCACTACTAAAATTGAAAGGAACTCCACTCAAATGAAAAGTCAGGGTGGTCCAGAAAGCCGACAACAAACCAAATTGAAGAATCCCGATAAATGCCAAACGACGAAGCAATTTGAATCTTTTAAACTGAAACAAAGCCGATCGTAACAACTGAGAATAGCTTCCCTCAAAGTTCGGCTTCCCGTTGGGTAAGAATAAGGTAAGAAAAACCGTTCCAATCGCAACCGCTATCAATGACACCAGATACACTTGACGCCATCCCAAAATATCGGCGATTGTTCCGCTAAAAACCCGTGCAGCCAATATCCCGATTAAAACTCCGGTAAAGATAATCCCTACATTCTTGCCTCTTTCTTCGTGATTGAACCCCGCAGCCATTGGCATAATCACCTGAACAGAGACAGCAAAGAGTCCAATCAGTACACTCAACACCCAAACAGACACAATCGTTGAACTAAGGTAGAGCAGCACCAACGCACCAATCAACAAATATTGTAACCCCAGAATCAGCTTCCTCTTGTCCACCTTATCGCCAAGAGGAGTTATAAAGAACAATCCCAAGCCATAGCCAATTTGAGACAACATAGGAATCATGCCTACGCTCGACTCCGACACTCTAAACTCAGAGGCTATTTCCTTTAGAATCGGTTGACAGTAATAGATGTTTGCCACAGTAATCCCCGCACAAGCCGCCATCAACAAAACAAGCCAGGCAGGAACAGTTGCAGATGAAATTTTCTTTTTAAATGAAATTGAATTCATGTCTTTTTACGATTAAGAAAAACTGCAAAATTCAAACAATTGGCCTGTTCCGATAATCCTTAGGACTTTCGTTATTGACTTTGCGAAAGAAATTGGTAAAATGCGCCGGTTCCTCAAAACCCAGGCAAAAGCCAATTTCAGATATATTCCAATTCGTATGCCTCAACAACATTCTTGCCTCTTGAGCAATGCGTTCGGCTATCAACTGCGACGTTGTTTTTTCCGTTATCTCTTTTAAGCTGCGATTCAGATGATTCACATGGATGGAAAGATGTTCGGCGAAATCGATGGGCGAATGTAGCTTCATTCGCTGATCAGGCGTTTCGATGGGAAACTGACGTTCGAGAAGCTCCATAAACAAAGTAGAAATGCGAGTGGCCGCATTCGATGAAGCAACTTCAGTCTCATTAGAAGGCTGCATTTTCAGGGCCTCGTGTATCAAGCCAAAGACCAGCCCTCTGATTACATCATATTTATATTCAAAATCAGAGTTAAGCTCTTGCGACATCTGTAAGAAAAGGTTTTCAATGGACGCTAATTTCTCTTCCGAAATATCATACACCTTATTATATCCGGGCTTAAACATCGGATATTCCTTCATCTGCCCATATTGATTGAAGAATTCTTCAGTGAAAATGCAAAAGAAACCTCCTTTGTCCTCTTCCAAAGGCTCCCAACTATAAGGGATCATCGGGTTGGAGAAGACAAGCGTATTCTCTTCGCTTACAACAGTTTTATCCGCATATTGAATACGAAATTTGCCCTTCAACAATGATATTTTATAATAATCCTTACGACTATATAACGTTTGACCATTGCGACAGAGAGTAATATCAGCTCGCTTGAACACGTTGAAGTGCCCAAACCCTTTCTTTAGGTTTTCGGGAACAAAATTCAATCTTGTCCTGTAAAACTCTTGGATAGTCAGTATTTTTTCCATTTAGCAAAGATACGAAAATCAAATAATATTATAAAAAGAAAGAGGTTATTTGAGGTGATGAAAGTTTTGATAAAATGATATTTGCATCTTCATATTTTGTATCATTCACATCTTTGACCCACGCAACTGTAAAAAGGCCGGCAGACCTTGCTGATCTTATACCAGATGGACTATCTTCAACAGCAATACAATCACGATTCGTTATTTGCAGTTTCTCCATAGTAAATAAATATGGCTCTGGATTTGGTTTAGGGAAGTTTATTGATTCCAGGCTAGTTATATATTCACAAATATTCAATAATCCTGCATTTTCCAGATAAGTCATTGCAATATCTTTGTAACTGCTAGTCACAACTGCATGTCCTGTGTGTCCTATGAAATCTTCTGCTAATGAATGCTGCATTTCCCTATTCATCACCTGTCGTTGACCTTCTATTTGAACTATCCGGAAGTTCCGGATAGTTCAAATAGAAGGTCAATAGCTATTCCTTTAAATCCCTTGTTATATCCATATAAATGAATAAAGTGTTTATCGTCTTCGTAAGCAAATCCTATATTAATTCTTTCATAATACACTGATAATTAAATTAGCTTCTATCTTGAGTTTTGAAAAGGCAAACAGTTTCTTGCCTAAATCCTTAAGCGACGCACCAATGTGATACACCTGGTCATCAATGATCAAGAAGCGGTCATGTGCATTTTTATATGCGTATATATATATTAGTGGGTACTGGCTATTGTGACGCTGCAAATCTAGTTGCAATTGAGATGATATCTTTGCTGTATATATACTGGCCGGAACACCGGAAGATCTCTTGGCCAACATTAATAATACGCTCTCATCAACATAGTTATCAATCAGGATTAATGATTTCTTTGCTGATTTAATCAAGTTAGTGACAAAGACATAAGCATCGAATATCTGTCCATCAAAAAAGATGCCTTCTACTGGTGGCAATGAAGTCCGGATAAAGAAATCTATCTTTTCACTATGCTCTGCAACGGCTTTCTCTAACTTTTCAATACGATGATTGATAGCATATCCTTTCAACAGATAATTCTTTAAAACGGAAGACGACCATCTTCTGAATTCAATACCTCTTTGTGACTTTACACGATATCCCACTGATAGAATTATATCCAAATTATAATGTTCTGTTTGATAAACTTTCCCATCAGCGGCAGTTGTCGCAAATTTTGCGACAACTGGAAACCCGGCTAATTCTTCTTTAAGCGCATTATTGACATGCTTGCCTATCGTCTTAACGTCACGATTAAACAGCTCGGCTAATTGTTGTCTATTCAACCATACTGTTTCATTTTCCAATTTTACTTCCAACCGAACTGCTTCGTCCGGCTGATAAAGTATTATTTCTCCGTGTTCATCCATTATTTCGATTTTATTATAGTTATACAAAAGTAGAAAATCGAGGCTTGATTACCAATTTTCAGCACCAGTATTTTAACATCTTTATTTATTACGATTTAATTATAATTAAATCGTAAGGGAAAAGAATCAGAACATCTATTGGGTTTTGCCGAGGAACCAACACGCACCCGATTTAATAAAGATTAAGACTATGAATTTCGAGCAAAATGAGAACAAGTATCTGTTCGGGGCATTCTTGAATACCGCTTATGACAATTTCAACGAAGTATTAAGTCACATTGACACTGTTATCAAAGCAATAAAAAATGAGCATAATCCAGAAACAGTCGACACGATCTTTGAAATTCAGGAGAAGTGTATCAATTGGCTATTCGACACACTCGAAAGCTGGAGAAATTATACCACGCACTACATCCACCCAGATGTACTAGTCTCACCAGAAACTATTTTATTGCTAGATCGTTCTTTTAGCAAGGGAATAAAGATTATCAAACAACGCTTTGCTCTTCAGAACGAAGACTTAGATCACCTTTGTAGTACAGGACAGGCGGCAGGTGTAAATAATGCTAACGGGATGCAATTCTATTGCCCTACATCCTACTATCAGTTTACGGGTGATGCTAGGCAACTCACGGAAAAAGGACTGGCTTTCTTTACCTGCTTGTTTCTTTATAAACAAGATGCCTATCACTTCCTCAACCAACTTAAAGGCTTTAAAAGAGCCGATGAGAAGAGGTATAGAATGACGCTCGAAGCCTTTACCGTTATGCGCTTCCAAGCGCCCAAACAACTTTTAAAATTGCAACAACGGGAGGAAGACAAAATTTCACTGGGCATAGGCATGATCAACGAACTGGCCAAATGCCCTAAATGAGTCTTGTGGAGATGAAGCTATAGGAGAGCTCATCCGAGATAAAGACCGCTCATGGACGACCTCCTATCACATTTTTATCCCACAAATCGCTGATGCTATAATCAGTTAACCAGTCTTTTAGCGCTTCGCTGCTCTGACGCTTAAAAACAGATTGTCCATCTTCACGATCAACAGTTATAATATCTTCCGGCTCAAAGTTATCTACCAAATTCACTGATTGGGTAGAAATAATAATCTGTGTGTTAGCAGAAGCTTTTTTGATTAATCCTGCGAGTTTATTTATAGCAAATGGATGTAAGCCCAATTCAGGTTCATCTATAATAATAACTTGTGGAGCTTCGGGCTGAAGCAACAGAGTAGCCAACGCTATAAAACGCAACGTACCATCTGATAAATGTTTGGCATTAAAATAAGTATCTGAGCCTTTTTCTTTCCACTCTAAGCGAATCGTTTCAGAATTAATGCGATCAGGTTTTAAATCAAACCGTTCAAAGTAAGGGGCAACCGAACGAACAAGCATTTCAATACGTTTGAAATCCTTTGGATTGGTAGACTGCAACGCAAATAGATAGGCTGCCAAATTACCTCCATCCTCTCTAAGATGTTGATTATCATTAATATTGCACGGTAGTTTTATCTTTGCTGTTTTACTTGTATCATGAAAATGGAAAACTTTAAAGGAAGTCATATACCGTCTTACAAAGCCATATCTAGCAGATTCTTTAGTACTTAAAATACTTTCGGTATAACCGTTACCCAGTTTCTCTTTATCCCATCCCAAACTGCTATCACTATTAATCTGTGTACCTTCTGTCTCAAAATACAGATAACCCTCTTGATTAGGATTCAATTGAAAATAATATCTATTTTTATCATTAAACTCAACAGTTCCTTCTAAACAATCTGATTGTTTTAGCCCAAAATATAAAATATTATCAGCTCCGGCCTCCTCTGCAATATAACTCTGCAAATTACGGTCATAGATATTTCTCAAAAGCTTAAAGAACCCGATAAAATTACTTTTACCGGCTCCATTTGCTCCAATCAAAATATTTATTTGGCGCAACTCCAAATTCATTTTCCTAATCGATTTGAAGTTTTCTATTTCAATTCGGTTTATCATAACAGTGCATTTTATTGCAAATATAGTGTTTCTTCTGAAAAGAAGGATATTCTTAGTTCCTGTTTAAAAATTAAATCAGAAAAAAGCGAAGGGTGTCTCCCCTTTGTCGGTAAAGCATTTATATTGTCGTACCAATAAGATTGCAACGTTAGCAAAGAGAGTGAGAAAAGATTAGTCGGTCAGCCAATGCAGAACCTGCCTCAATCCTTATTCTAATGGAAGTGACTATCTGGGCGTCCTGTTTCCGCTTTTTAAACAATTTATCAATTTGTCTTAATCCTTATTCTACTGGAAGTGACTATCGGAGGAAATTAAAAAACTCACAATGTTGTGCTTCAAAGAGTCTTAATCCTTATTCTAATGGAAGTAACTCTCTGGGTACGAAGTGCTAAGGAAGTTAACGAGAATGACGAAAGTCTTAATCCTTATTCTACTGGAAGTGACTCTCTGGGTGTTAAATCAATTGATATTATGCCAAGCTTCCCAATCGTCTTAATCCTTATTCTACTGGAAGTGACTCTCTGGGAAGATCGAGAATGAAGGAAGAGTTGCCAATGTTATGTCTTAATCCTTATTCTACTGGAAGTGACTCTCTGGGAAAACATATTGTATCACAACAATGCGACACCGTTCATGGTCTTAATCCTTATTCTACTGGAAGTGACTCTCTGGGTGAACTAACTGTTTTTAATAACTCAAAATTTGGAGGTCTTAATCCTTATTCTACTGGAAGTGACTCTCTGGGTTGGATGTATATTAGCTGCATGCACAGCTGATCGTAGTCTTAATCCTTATTCTACTGGAAGTGACTCTCTGGGATACATTTGAATGGATCTTTGAAGAAGTTGAAGAAGTCTTAATCCTTATTCTACTGGAAGTGACTCTCTGGGAAATTTCTAGTCTTAATATTTGTTTAAATCAGATTAAGTCTTAATCCTTATTCTACTGGAAGTGACTCTCTGGGAGCAAAAAATGTATCAAACTGATAAACAGCTATTTACACCATAAAAGCACATGCAAATAAAGCATTTAGCTCCAAAAACAGGTACCTTTTTAGCGGGTGCAAAGGTAGTACATTAAAATGAAAAGACGTCAAAGAACACTGCGGAAAAACACTAAAAAAATAAGGTGTTTTTGTTATGCATGATCAAGTCAATATCAAGCGATTTTCCTATCACTTTCATTGCCTGAAGATAGTCTGTCGATATAGGTACGACCAAGATACTATCTTCATTATCATACATCGATTGAACTTCCGCCAAATCTTTACGTATCTCTTCATAAGCAACCGAACTAAGATCCGCCAAGAAGATGGAACGCTGAACACGTATGCATCCTTTGCGAATAAGGTACTTTGCGATGTGATACCTCACTTTGTTGCTCTCTATATCGTACATTACGAAAAATAACATATTTGTTGCTGGTCTATCGGGTTTACGAACTATCCCTAACACTTGTCCTATGCGCTGGCTAAGATCGGGAATCTTATCTAAATCATTTGGCAGACGGTTGACCACGGGGCTTCCCGAAATCCCTGCCTGTTTCATTTTTTGCAGTTTCTGCAAATAGCTGATCGGTACTTTCTTTTTCGTCATACTCCTCTTTCGCTCTATTTACACCAACTGGGCCAAATAGCATTCTATCAATTCGGCCATCAGTTTATTCAACTCTTCCGAAGTGCCGCAACGAGGAGACTGAACGACCGAGAAACCCCGTTTACCAAAGAAAAGATTTATCTCCGACTCACGAATACCGGTCTTAAACCTC contains these protein-coding regions:
- a CDS encoding MFS transporter — protein: MNSISFKKKISSATVPAWLVLLMAACAGITVANIYYCQPILKEIASEFRVSESSVGMIPMLSQIGYGLGLFFITPLGDKVDKRKLILGLQYLLIGALVLLYLSSTIVSVWVLSVLIGLFAVSVQVIMPMAAGFNHEERGKNVGIIFTGVLIGILAARVFSGTIADILGWRQVYLVSLIAVAIGTVFLTLFLPNGKPNFEGSYSQLLRSALFQFKRFKLLRRLAFIGILQFGLLSAFWTTLTFHLSGVPFNFSSGIIGLFGLVAVAGALVAPIMGKKADKGGVTKVRFVAVALVVASILMMWFGQHSVVAMVVGVLLLDIGAQSIQVSNVAMMYTLDPSSHSRINTIYMSLFFTGGALGTLAGILCWQLGGWNWVMAQMFLSALGIIWLLWKEKRG
- a CDS encoding helix-turn-helix transcriptional regulator, with the protein product MEKILTIQEFYRTRLNFVPENLKKGFGHFNVFKRADITLCRNGQTLYSRKDYYKISLLKGKFRIQYADKTVVSEENTLVFSNPMIPYSWEPLEEDKGGFFCIFTEEFFNQYGQMKEYPMFKPGYNKVYDISEEKLASIENLFLQMSQELNSDFEYKYDVIRGLVFGLIHEALKMQPSNETEVASSNAATRISTLFMELLERQFPIETPDQRMKLHSPIDFAEHLSIHVNHLNRSLKEITEKTTSQLIAERIAQEARMLLRHTNWNISEIGFCLGFEEPAHFTNFFRKVNNESPKDYRNRPIV
- a CDS encoding HAD family phosphatase, whose amino-acid sequence is MNREMQHSLAEDFIGHTGHAVVTSSYKDIAMTYLENAGLLNICEYITSLESINFPKPNPEPYLFTMEKLQITNRDCIAVEDSPSGIRSARSAGLFTVAWVKDVNDTKYEDANIILSKLSSPQITSFFL
- the rhuM gene encoding RhuM family protein, with amino-acid sequence MDEHGEIILYQPDEAVRLEVKLENETVWLNRQQLAELFNRDVKTIGKHVNNALKEELAGFPVVAKFATTAADGKVYQTEHYNLDIILSVGYRVKSQRGIEFRRWSSSVLKNYLLKGYAINHRIEKLEKAVAEHSEKIDFFIRTSLPPVEGIFFDGQIFDAYVFVTNLIKSAKKSLILIDNYVDESVLLMLAKRSSGVPASIYTAKISSQLQLDLQRHNSQYPLIYIYAYKNAHDRFLIIDDQVYHIGASLKDLGKKLFAFSKLKIEANLIISVL
- the cas13b gene encoding type VI-B CRISPR-associated RNA-guided ribonuclease Cas13b — protein: MNFEQNENKYLFGAFLNTAYDNFNEVLSHIDTVIKAIKNEHNPETVDTIFEIQEKCINWLFDTLESWRNYTTHYIHPDVLVSPETILLLDRSFSKGIKIIKQRFALQNEDLDHLCSTGQAAGVNNANGMQFYCPTSYYQFTGDARQLTEKGLAFFTCLFLYKQDAYHFLNQLKGFKRADEKRYRMTLEAFTVMRFQAPKQLLKLQQREEDKISLGIGMINELAKCPK
- a CDS encoding AAA family ATPase, encoding MINRIEIENFKSIRKMNLELRQINILIGANGAGKSNFIGFFKLLRNIYDRNLQSYIAEEAGADNILYFGLKQSDCLEGTVEFNDKNRYYFQLNPNQEGYLYFETEGTQINSDSSLGWDKEKLGNGYTESILSTKESARYGFVRRYMTSFKVFHFHDTSKTAKIKLPCNINDNQHLREDGGNLAAYLFALQSTNPKDFKRIEMLVRSVAPYFERFDLKPDRINSETIRLEWKEKGSDTYFNAKHLSDGTLRFIALATLLLQPEAPQVIIIDEPELGLHPFAINKLAGLIKKASANTQIIISTQSVNLVDNFEPEDIITVDREDGQSVFKRQSSEALKDWLTDYSISDLWDKNVIGGRP
- the cas2 gene encoding CRISPR-associated endonuclease Cas2, whose protein sequence is MTKKKVPISYLQKLQKMKQAGISGSPVVNRLPNDLDKIPDLSQRIGQVLGIVRKPDRPATNMLFFVMYDIESNKVRYHIAKYLIRKGCIRVQRSIFLADLSSVAYEEIRKDLAEVQSMYDNEDSILVVPISTDYLQAMKVIGKSLDIDLIMHNKNTLFF